Proteins from a single region of Ailuropoda melanoleuca isolate Jingjing chromosome 15, ASM200744v2, whole genome shotgun sequence:
- the LOC100484571 gene encoding olfactory receptor 6C75 encodes MRNHSMNTEFILLGLTDDPELQVVIFLFLFFTYLLSVTGNLTIIILTLLDFHLKTPIYFFQRNFSFLEISFTTVCIPRFLVSLVTKDRTISYMSCMTQLFFFIFLGVTEFYLLAAMSYDRYVAICKPLHYTTVMSNKVCYQLVLSSWVTGFLIIFPPIILGLKLEFCASNVIDHFICDSSPILQISCSDTHFLELMSFFLAVVTLMVTLMLVILSYGYIIKTILKFPSARQRTKAFSTCSSHMIVVSISYGSCIFMYIKPSANDRVTLSKGVAVLNTSVAPLLNPFIYTLRNQQVKQAFKDMVQRVLFASNK; translated from the coding sequence ATGAGGAACCATTCAATGAACACAGAGTTCATTCTTTTGGGTCTGACAGATGACCCTGAATTGCAGGTTGTAATtttcctctttctattttttacctATTTGTTGAGTGTGACAGGAAACTTAACCATCATCATTCTCACTCTGCTGGATTTCCACCTGAAGACACCTATATATTTCTTCCAAAGGAATTTCTCCTTTTTAGAAATTTCATTCACAACTGTTTGTATTCCACGGTTCCTGGTGAGCCTTGTGACAAAGGACAGAACTATTTCCTATATGAGTTGTATgactcagttatttttttttatctttctgggaGTAACTGAATTTTACCTTCTCGCTGCTATGTCCTATGACCGTTACGTGGCTATATGTAAACCTCTGCACTATACCACCGTCATGAGCAACAAAGTTTGCTACCAACTTGTACTCAGCTCTTGGGTAACTGGATTCCTGATCATCTTTCCTCCAATCATCTTGGGACTCAAGCTGGAATTCTGTGCTTCCAATGTCATTGATCATTTTATTTGTGATTCTTCTCCCATCCTGCAGATCTCTTGTTCAGATACACATTTCCTAGagctaatgtcctttttcttggCTGTGGTGACACTAATGGTCACATTGATGTTAGTGATTCTCTCCTATGGCTACATTATCAAGACAATTCTCAAATTCCCTTCTGCTCGGCAAAGGACTAAAGCCTTTTCTACCTGTTCTTCCCACATGATTGTAGTTTCCATCTCTTATGGTAGCTGCATCTTTATGTACATAAAACCATCAGCAAATGACAGAGTGACTTTAAGCAAAGGAGTAGCTGTGCTCAATACCTCAGTTGCCCCCTTATTGAATCCCTTTATTTATACATTAAGGAACCAGCAAGTGAAACAGGCCTTTAAGGACATGGTCCAGAGAGTTTTATTTGCTTCAAACAAATGA